A single Bosea sp. PAMC 26642 DNA region contains:
- a CDS encoding glutathione S-transferase family protein gives MVIDHHGVRLAHSSKEGATMILIGVNRSPYTRRVAITLKIYDVSFEQSALSGFGNRAEVRTGNPLGRIPTLILEDGETLVDSGAIIDHLDEVYGRERSLTPSSGPDRRAVLRMAAIMMGACDKGLQAAYERNHRPSEKVHQPWIDDCMAQMTNALVAADAVLAGGQSFLLLGRLTRADVAAFVAERLARGLGVDTETQMPSPRQLTRRLSEVHAFRSTEP, from the coding sequence TTGGTCATCGACCATCACGGCGTTCGCTTAGCCCACAGTTCGAAGGAGGGTGCCACGATGATACTTATTGGGGTCAATCGCTCGCCTTACACCCGGCGCGTGGCTATCACGCTCAAAATCTATGATGTCTCGTTCGAACAAAGTGCGCTCTCCGGCTTCGGCAATCGGGCCGAGGTCCGAACAGGTAATCCACTCGGACGCATACCGACCTTGATTCTGGAAGATGGCGAGACACTCGTCGATAGCGGCGCGATCATCGACCATCTCGACGAGGTATATGGTCGAGAGCGTTCATTGACGCCGTCCTCGGGGCCCGATCGCCGCGCCGTATTACGAATGGCGGCGATCATGATGGGTGCGTGCGACAAGGGCCTTCAAGCTGCTTACGAGCGCAACCACCGGCCCTCTGAGAAAGTGCATCAACCCTGGATCGATGACTGCATGGCGCAGATGACAAACGCGCTCGTTGCAGCCGACGCGGTGCTGGCAGGTGGCCAGTCATTCTTACTGCTCGGACGCCTTACTCGGGCGGACGTGGCTGCATTCGTCGCCGAACGGCTCGCGCGCGGCCTTGGTGTCGATACGGAAACGCAAATGCCATCTCCGCGACAGCTCACGAGGCGTCTGTCCGAGGTGCATGCTTTTCGATCGACTGAACCTTGA
- a CDS encoding Crp/Fnr family transcriptional regulator — MITPEDLRAIAAWSRDLTADEFEEARRGITFKTYGKGANICHVGDRLESWTGIAEGLVKMSTTSKTGKSATLAGMRAGAWFGEGTVIKAEPRRYELVALRDTRLALMRRSTFLWLFEHSAAFNRFLVHQFNERLAQFIALAETERTLDSTGRLARNLAWLFNPTLYPDQGRTLEVSQEELGLLAGMSRQIANQGLQKLAGLGLLEVGHGSVTILDLERLARYGA, encoded by the coding sequence TTGATCACCCCCGAAGACCTTCGCGCCATCGCCGCCTGGTCGCGCGACCTGACGGCGGACGAGTTCGAGGAGGCGCGCCGGGGCATCACCTTCAAGACTTATGGCAAGGGCGCCAATATCTGCCATGTCGGTGATCGGCTCGAATCCTGGACCGGCATTGCCGAGGGGCTGGTCAAGATGTCCACCACATCGAAGACCGGCAAGTCCGCGACCCTGGCTGGGATGCGCGCAGGCGCCTGGTTCGGCGAGGGGACCGTGATCAAGGCCGAGCCTCGCCGCTACGAACTCGTCGCCCTGCGCGATACCAGACTCGCCTTGATGCGGCGGTCGACCTTCCTCTGGCTGTTCGAGCACTCGGCCGCCTTCAACCGCTTCCTCGTCCACCAGTTCAACGAGAGGCTGGCCCAGTTCATCGCGCTGGCCGAAACGGAACGCACGCTTGATTCGACCGGCCGCCTCGCCCGCAATCTCGCCTGGCTGTTCAACCCGACGCTCTATCCCGACCAGGGCAGGACGCTGGAGGTGAGCCAGGAGGAACTCGGGCTGCTCGCCGGCATGTCACGCCAGATCGCCAATCAGGGGCTGCAGAAACTGGCCGGCCTCGGCCTGCTGGAGGTCGGCCATGGCAGCGTAACGATTTTGGATCTGGAGCGGCTGGCACGCTACGGGGCGTGA